One genomic segment of Acinetobacter sp. C26M includes these proteins:
- a CDS encoding acyl-CoA dehydrogenase family protein has product MNLQSPKKFKMMVDQAHEVALNVLRPISRKYDKAEHAYPKELDMLASLIDGMNEGGEGINAGAAVGKRGETESGNKNGNNMSTALGVIEMCYGDTGLLLSMPRQGLGNSAIAAVANDEQLERFKGTWAAMAITEPGCGSDSAAIRTTATKDGDEYILNGEKIFVTSGERADSVVVWATLDKKLGRAAIKSFVVPKGTAGMKVERLEHKLGIKASDTAVISFIDCRVPAANLLGNAEIDVAKGFAGVMETFDNTRPLVAAMAIGCAKASLERIKEIFKDQLDADYKTPYLQTSNLAAQIYRMEAEWEAARLLTIKATWMADNKKPNSKEASIAKAKAGRVCNEITLKCVELAASVGYAEDELLEKWARDSKILDIFEGTQQIQQLIIARRELGKSSSELK; this is encoded by the coding sequence ATGAACTTACAAAGTCCTAAAAAATTCAAAATGATGGTCGATCAAGCACATGAAGTTGCATTGAATGTGCTCCGCCCAATCTCACGCAAATATGATAAAGCTGAACACGCCTACCCTAAAGAACTCGACATGCTTGCATCATTAATTGATGGTATGAATGAAGGTGGTGAAGGTATTAATGCTGGTGCAGCAGTGGGCAAACGAGGCGAAACGGAATCTGGCAATAAGAATGGCAACAATATGTCAACCGCACTGGGTGTGATTGAAATGTGCTATGGCGATACAGGCCTATTATTGAGTATGCCCCGCCAAGGTCTTGGAAATTCTGCTATTGCCGCTGTCGCCAACGATGAGCAGTTAGAACGCTTCAAGGGTACTTGGGCAGCCATGGCAATTACTGAGCCTGGTTGTGGTTCTGACTCTGCGGCAATTCGTACCACTGCGACCAAAGATGGCGACGAATACATCCTCAACGGTGAGAAAATCTTTGTCACTTCAGGTGAGCGTGCAGACTCTGTGGTGGTTTGGGCAACTCTGGATAAAAAACTAGGCCGTGCTGCGATCAAATCTTTTGTTGTGCCAAAAGGCACAGCAGGAATGAAAGTTGAACGACTTGAGCATAAACTGGGGATTAAAGCCTCAGATACTGCCGTGATTAGCTTTATCGACTGTCGCGTTCCTGCTGCTAATTTATTGGGTAATGCAGAAATCGATGTTGCCAAAGGCTTTGCTGGCGTGATGGAAACTTTTGATAATACCCGCCCACTGGTTGCAGCAATGGCGATCGGTTGTGCCAAAGCCTCTTTGGAGCGTATCAAAGAAATCTTTAAAGATCAGCTTGATGCAGACTACAAAACACCATATTTACAGACATCAAACCTTGCTGCACAGATTTACCGCATGGAAGCTGAATGGGAAGCGGCCCGCTTGTTAACAATCAAAGCCACGTGGATGGCGGACAATAAAAAGCCAAACTCTAAAGAAGCATCAATTGCTAAGGCAAAAGCGGGTCGAGTATGCAATGAGATCACACTGAAATGTGTCGAACTTGCTGCAAGTGTTGGTTATGCTGAGGATGAGTTATTAGAAAAATGGGCACGTGATTCAAAAATCTTGGATATTTTTGAAGGGACACAGCAAATTCAGCAATTGATTATTGCGCGTCGTGAACTCGGTAAATCATCAAGCGAATTGAAGTAA